Below is a window of Acidobacteriota bacterium DNA.
CCGGGGTCGTTCTCCCAAACCACAGGCGTGCGTTGCACCCAAGTTTTCAGTTCAGTCTGGATGGCCGTATCACCGACCTTGCGCTCGATCTTCTCGACTTTGCCATTTTCCCATTTCAGATTGCCCGTGCCTTGCGAGCCATAACCCGTGCAGCGGCGATATTCGGCATTGATGGCTTTGAAATAATGCTTTTCCCAGAGCAACAGTGGGCCAGTGGCAGAACCTTGGTGCGCTTCAACAGTAGCCCCGCTGTATTTCCAGACAACATCTACGTTCGTGCCATCCGTCAGAATGCGGCGCTCCCTGACCGGGCCAGGAATTTCAGCCCCAAATGGCGAGGGCACATTCTCACACCAAAAATTCAATGGCTCGAAATCGTAATCAATCTGTGATTTTCCTCCATCGGGATAAACGATCTCAGCCAGTTCTGCATAGATATTATATCGAAAGCGAAAACCGCGCCCATCCGGGAAATTGAGTTGTGTCGGGGCTAATAAATCGTCAATCAAGATTGGCGCTTCGCCATGTGTAAATAGGTCGGTGTGTGGCTGTGGTTGCGTATGTTCAATTATCCCTGTCGTGGTACCGTCCATGTATTTGTAATAGTCGCCGGAATAGATTGGCCTTTGAACATTATGATAATCGGCACGTAAATTAATTGGGTTGTTCCCACTTTCCACCATGTGTCCTGTCACCACACTAATCGTTCGATCTGCCACACCTTGATAGCCTTTGATAGTGACTGACGCTCCACTTGTTCCACCTTGCAAAATGTATTGCCGCCCTAGTTGATCAGTGTAAGTTACGGCTCCGTCACTGGGCGTGTTGTAGGCAATACTGATCCGGTTGCCATTGCGATCAATAATCTCGGTACATCTTCCGTTGTCCATCCTGAATTTGGTTCCATCGGCCAAAAGCACCCAGCCAGTCAGTTGTCCGTTTACCACACCATTAGCAGCGTCGGTAATATAAGTGATGGCCGAGCCATCCACGCTGCGCCAGACCTTACCTCGGTCACGATCATTACCACTGAACCCACAACCAATGCTTGTTGCATAGGGTGCTCCCTTTGTTTCGACATCTCGTAACTCAATCTCCGAGCCATCCGGCATCAATAACCAAATCCTGGTGAATACAAAGCCAGCACAACTAAAGACATCCGATTCCAGCTTCTTCCATTTAATGGCTGGCCCTTTTGAGATAAACCAGCCACTGCCAAGCATAATCACATTCGGAGTCGTGCCAATGGCGAGCAAATTGTTTGGTTGAAAGTGTTCGATAACGACTGGAGGCTGACCTGACACTGGGCCAACAAAGGTTTCGTGATAACTCGACCAGACTTTACCGCGATAAGAGAGCGCGATGGGGAAAGCCGCGCCACCGCGTCCGCCAACAGTCACCAGCGGAATCTGCACGTTAAAATTGCCGTTCGCCAAATTGACAGTCTCGATCTTGTCAGGCGCGTAAGAAGAAGTGTTTAACACCCCAGCTTTAGCCGCCGCCGGTGTGCCGCGATCATAGGCACTCTGAGCTAAAGACACATCGAAAGAAAACAGGATAACCAGTGCCGGGAACAGGTAATTCGCAGCTTTCATAAATGGCATGATTTTGTGCATGGCAATTTTTCCTTTCCAAATAAGCCCGCTTAAACGTCCGGCAAACGATGAGTCCGAAGGGGTGGTTAGCGTGCGACAACAATTAAGCGTCCTTTGAGTTGCGGTAACACGGCAGAGAAATACACGTATTCGCCCGGTTGCAAAACCACTTCCTGGCTGGCGCGTTTTGCTTTGTTGACCGTCCGAATGCTCGCCTGCGGCGTGTTGGCCTGGTTCTGATTAAGGCGTTCAACCAAAAGCTCAATATCACCACCGGTCTCGTTCTCTGCGCGCAGCAAAGCTCTGCCCGGCCTGGCATAAATCAAATCCGGCATGATTTCATTTCTGTGTACCCAGACCTGGAAAAACTGGCTTGGCCCTTGTGGTTGTGCCTGAGGTTTTGACGGCAAGGACGTAACAGGAGTTCGCTTCGGTAAAACCCAACTGCGCGTGCTCAAAGTTAGCGCAGCGGCCACAACGCTCGTGCAGACAATCGCCGCACCTAACATGAAAACGGATGAGGACCTGGATTTAGGCATATAAGGTGTACCTCCGTTGATGCGTTCAACAAAGCATTTAGACTGCTTAACTGTTAGTGTCCCAAATGTTGCGGATGACTTCTATCACTGTTTCAGCAAAATACCTTGCGCGTCTCGCGCCAACCACGCGTACTGCGTCAAATGCGCGAAATGCGTGTTCATTCTTTTTCCCGCAATCAAACACACCTCTTCCCACCCACCACAGTCAGCATCTGCTGCGGGCGTCTACCATCATCTTCCTGTCGTCATTCAAGCAGGCAGCCGCGTCAGATCACTCGCGCTGCTGGGCGCACCGTTGTAGGTACGCCGCAACCGAAGGCGCGTCTACGTGATACTTTTTGCCGACCTTGACGGCGGCGATCAGACCGTTGCTGATCCAGTCTTGCACGGTACGTTGGGCGATGCCGTATTGGGTGGCGATGTCTGCCGTGCTGAAAAAACGCTGCTGGCGTTGCCGGGGCGGGAGCGCGCAATAAACCGTTATGAGGTCTGTGGGTGTGGCTTCAGGCTTGCAGGGGGGGGGCAAAGATGATTGCGTGGAGAGAAGTGGTGCGTGGGTTTGCTGAACGATCATCGGGAAACTCCTCCGGACGAAAAGCTGGGCTGTCTTTTGCGGGGCCGACAGGGCAAGCTGTCGGCCTTTGGGTGTAACGAACGCCGGATTGCCGTTATCCGGCGCGGAATAACGGGTTGATTGAATCACGCGTGGTGCGTTGGCTTGGGTCTGGCGGAATGCAATCAACCGGCGCAACCTTAAACCAGGAGCTACGAACAGACAATGGATGCGCGCGTTCAGCAAATTAAGAACCAGCGCTTGCCAAACGCCCCCTGGCGCGCGGTGCTCTTCGATTTCAACGGCGTCATCATTGACGATGAGCCATTGCATTTGGAATTGATTCAGCGCGTTTTGGGTGAAGAGGGCGTGCGCCTCAGCAAGGCCGAGTGCCGCAACAAATGCCTGGGCGTGCCCGACCGCGCCGGGTTTAAGGCGCTATTACACGAAGCTGGTCGTCAGGTAACCGAGGCTGCAGTAACAGCGCTGATTGCTCGCAAAGCAGATTACTACCTGCAAGCTATCCGTGAACGCGATTTGTTGTTTCCCGGTGTGGGGGCGTTGGTGCAACGGCTGGCGGCGCAGTTTCCGCTGGCGCTGGTTTCGGGCGCGTTGCGGCCAGAGGTGGATTTCACGCTCGGACGTGCTGGTTTGCATGAGCATTTCAACGTCATCGTAACGGCGGAAGATGTGAGCGCAGGCAAGCCGCATCCGGCTGGCTTCCTGAAAGCGCTGGCATGTTTGAACGAAACACAGCCGCAGCTTATTCAACCACACGAATGCCTGGTGATCGAAGACTCGATTGCGGGTGTGGAAGCGGCCAAACGGGCGGGGATGTTTTGTGTGGCCGTCACCAACAGCTTTGCGGCTGAGGCATTGCAAGAGGCCGACTTGGTGGTGGCGAACCTGGCTGAGCGCGAGTTCGAACAATGCCTCATCAGTAATTAACCCGCGTGCCGATCAGGCCGTCTTCCAACGCTTCTTTGAGCAAATCCAAAGCGCCGATGGTCTTTTCACGGTCTACGGTGGGGTAATCTTTGAGGAAATCGTCGAGCGTTTCACCGGTCGCCATGTAATCGAGCAAAACGCTCACGGGCACACGACTAAGCCCGATGACGGGCGTGCCGCCTTGGCGTTCTGGATTGATCGTAATGGCAGGAGCATCAGGGGCATGGCTGCGAATCGCTTCGATTTCGCGTTGCAAATCGGGATTGAGTTGAACAACCGCTGTTGGCATAACGTCACCTCCGCGCAGGAGTTTATCACACAAGAGTGTCGCGCTTAGGTTTACAAAACCTTGATCGCCACAAGCGTCAGATCGTCTTGCAACTCTTCGCTGCCAGTGAAGTCGCGCACCTGTTTGACAGCGGCATCAACGATTACCGAAGCCTTCTGATGCCGGTTGGCGACGAGGAAATCCACCAGCCGTTGCTCGCCGAATTCGTGGCGGTCGTGGCGGCGCGCTTCATTCAAACCGTCGGTGAAAAAGAAAAGCAGGTCGCCTTTTTCCAGTTGCAGCGTTTCGGTTTTGTATTGCTGTTTGTCAAAGACGCCGACCAGCAGGCCGCCGACTTTGAGCGGCTTCCATTTGCCAGAGGCGCGCACCAGATAGGGCGGATTGTGGCCGGCATTGCAGTATTGAAAGGTCTTTTCCTCAATGTCGAGCACGCCGTAAATCAGCGTCAGCAAGAGATTGCCTTTGAGGTCGCGGTGCAGGCGCGTGTTGGCGTCGCGCAAGACGCGCGAGGGGCCGCCGCCCCGCCGGGCGGCGCTGCGCAAATGGCTGCGCGAGGCGGCCATGCCCATCGCGGCGCGCACGCCTTTGCCTGCGACATCGCCGAGCAGGATGCCGATGCGGGTGTCGGTCAGCGGGATGTAATCGTAAAAATCGCCGCTCAGGTTCAAGGCCGGTTCCAGCCGCGCGGCAATTTCAAAGCCTTTCAAATTCAGCGGATCAGGAATCATCGCGCGTTGCACATCGCGCGCCATCAGCATTTCGTTTTCCAGGCTCTTCTCGTGGGCGACGTGCTGGGCGTAAAGCTTGGCGTTGACCAACGCGATGGCGAGCGGGTTGGCGATGTTTTCCAGAATGCGGGCCTGGTATTCGTTAAAGGCGCCGGTGCGGCTGTGTTCGAGCGCGACGACGCCGATGACTTTCTCTTCGTAAATCAGCGGCACGGCGATTTCGGAACGCTGCCCTTGATCGCGCCAAAGATCAGTCACGAAATAATCGGGATCGCGCAGCACGTCGCAAACGATCTGCGTGCGGCGTTCACGCACGGCGCGCCCAACGACACCTTGTGCCAGTGGCGAACGGCTGGCGCGCTCGCGTTTCGGCACGCCGTAACCGTATTCGACATGCCAGACAAATTCCTGGCGCTCTTCGTCAATCAGGCCGACCAACAAAAATTCGTAGTTGATGACGCGATCCAGAAGCGGCGCGATGGATTTCAGCAAGCGATCCAGATCGAGGATCGAAGTAATCTCGTGGCCGATTTCGATCAACGTGCGCAATTCGCGCGTGCGCTGGCGCAATTCGTCATAGACGCGCGCGTGTTCCAGGGCGATGGCAAGGTGATTGCCCAGCACGCCCAAGACGCGTTCGTGTTCGCGCGTGAAATAGTCGGGTTCGGCGCTCTCGATAGTCAGCACGCCGACGATTTTGCTTTCGCGCGCGACGGTCAGCGGGACGGCAATTTCAGAGCGCGGCACATCATCGCCGTCAATGGCGACCTGCAAATAACGGGCGTCGCGTTGCACATCGCCGACGTTGATGGTTTGGCCTTCGCGCCAGGCGGCAGAGGCGATGCTGCGGTCAAAGGGAATGACCTGATAACGCTCGACGGCGTCGGGGTGATAGCCGATGGCCTTTTTCCAAACCAGCCCGCCGCGCACTTCGTCCACCAAAAAGAGGTTGAAAAATTTGTAGTCAATGACTTCTTTCAAGCGCTGCGCCACGCGTTCGATCAAATCATCGAGATCGAGGATCGAGATGAATTCGATGCTCAACTCCTTGATGAGTTGTTGCAGGCGTTGGGCGGAACTGGCGTCGTCTGTGCCGGAGGCGGTCGGTTCAATGGTTGCGTACATGTCAGTGGACATAAAACTTGGATGCGTGATGAGCCGCGCCGCTTATTGCATCACGGCGTTGATGGCCGCCAGCACTTCGTCATCGGTCGGGCGGAAGATGGGCAAAACGGTCTGGCGATAACGAATGACGCCCGCGCGATCAATGACGATGACGCCGCGTTTGGTGCCGAACAGGTTTTTCATGTCGTAAGCGCGCACGACACTGCCCTCGGCATCGGAAAGCAGCCGTAAGGGCAAGGCGTGGTGCGCGGCGAACCGCTCGTGCTTTTCGACCGAGTCGGTGTTGAGGCCGACGACTTCGGCGCCCGCCGCGCGATACCGTTCCCAGTTGTCGCGCACGCTGCACATCTGTTTGGTGCACACGGGCGTTTCATCCGCCGGATAAAACAGCAAGACAACGACTTTGCCGCGCTGGTCTTGCAAACGCCAGCGCTGGCCGTGTTGATCGGGCAAATCAATCGGCGGCGCGGGCTGTCCTGTTTGTGCTCCGGTGTTGGTCATGACGGATCATTCGCTCTCTTTTTCGCTATTTTTGAGGATGCTAGTGCGAGACGGACTTTAGCTCAAATCCACGGCTAGCCTGGTACAGCAGACTGCCAGTCTGCTGTGGTCTCGGCAAAAGGGCGACTGGCAATGATTACAGCAGACTGGCAGTCTGCTGTGCCAGCATGCCATTGCACCCCACAGGTGCAGCGCCAAGCTGATGAAACAATCTGCTAGGCTTGGTCAAAACTGCGATTTCACCGGCTTAACCGTGGATTTAGGCTTTAGTCTGTCCGCCAGGATGAAACAGACTAAAGTCCGTCTCACCCTCATCAAGTGACTTCAAATCAAGTCACGCATTCTGCAATAGCAACCTTGATTTTGCCAGCGCCGGTTTCTGGCAGCTTTTTAACGCGGGAAATCCCTGCGCCGGATTGCACGCTTTGTCTTTTT
It encodes the following:
- a CDS encoding peroxiredoxin, whose translation is MTNTGAQTGQPAPPIDLPDQHGQRWRLQDQRGKVVVLLFYPADETPVCTKQMCSVRDNWERYRAAGAEVVGLNTDSVEKHERFAAHHALPLRLLSDAEGSVVRAYDMKNLFGTKRGVIVIDRAGVIRYRQTVLPIFRPTDDEVLAAINAVMQ
- a CDS encoding helix-turn-helix domain-containing protein; amino-acid sequence: MPPPCKPEATPTDLITVYCALPPRQRQQRFFSTADIATQYGIAQRTVQDWISNGLIAAVKVGKKYHVDAPSVAAYLQRCAQQRE
- a CDS encoding DUF433 domain-containing protein, which gives rise to MPTAVVQLNPDLQREIEAIRSHAPDAPAITINPERQGGTPVIGLSRVPVSVLLDYMATGETLDDFLKDYPTVDREKTIGALDLLKEALEDGLIGTRVNY
- a CDS encoding SpoIIE family protein phosphatase, producing MSTDMYATIEPTASGTDDASSAQRLQQLIKELSIEFISILDLDDLIERVAQRLKEVIDYKFFNLFLVDEVRGGLVWKKAIGYHPDAVERYQVIPFDRSIASAAWREGQTINVGDVQRDARYLQVAIDGDDVPRSEIAVPLTVARESKIVGVLTIESAEPDYFTREHERVLGVLGNHLAIALEHARVYDELRQRTRELRTLIEIGHEITSILDLDRLLKSIAPLLDRVINYEFLLVGLIDEERQEFVWHVEYGYGVPKRERASRSPLAQGVVGRAVRERRTQIVCDVLRDPDYFVTDLWRDQGQRSEIAVPLIYEEKVIGVVALEHSRTGAFNEYQARILENIANPLAIALVNAKLYAQHVAHEKSLENEMLMARDVQRAMIPDPLNLKGFEIAARLEPALNLSGDFYDYIPLTDTRIGILLGDVAGKGVRAAMGMAASRSHLRSAARRGGGPSRVLRDANTRLHRDLKGNLLLTLIYGVLDIEEKTFQYCNAGHNPPYLVRASGKWKPLKVGGLLVGVFDKQQYKTETLQLEKGDLLFFFTDGLNEARRHDRHEFGEQRLVDFLVANRHQKASVIVDAAVKQVRDFTGSEELQDDLTLVAIKVL
- a CDS encoding HAD family phosphatase gives rise to the protein MDARVQQIKNQRLPNAPWRAVLFDFNGVIIDDEPLHLELIQRVLGEEGVRLSKAECRNKCLGVPDRAGFKALLHEAGRQVTEAAVTALIARKADYYLQAIRERDLLFPGVGALVQRLAAQFPLALVSGALRPEVDFTLGRAGLHEHFNVIVTAEDVSAGKPHPAGFLKALACLNETQPQLIQPHECLVIEDSIAGVEAAKRAGMFCVAVTNSFAAEALQEADLVVANLAEREFEQCLISN